atattaaatgatgGAGAAGGTGTTATTGGTAATACCATTTGCACCAATGAAGACAGCAAGGCTGAAAATGAGGAGTCGTCAGATGTTGAGAAAAAAACATGCATCCACTGTTGAGGAATTTGAGCAAAGGTTAGCTATTGGTTAAACCATAAAAAGTATTGATGATgcttatttattatattgtgAGTATCCACACACCAGAGGTTTTAGTGCTCGAAGGGGGAAAGAAGCTCATTTTAGTGGTTCTAAAGATCTTTATATGAAAGAATTTGAATGTTCATCTCAAGGAATAAAGGATGGAAAGCGGAGTGCAAATAACAATAGACCTTTGTATCAAAATCTAGAAACAAGAACCAAATGTAAAGCAAGACTTAAGAttcgaaggaaaaaaaatgaagactggagagtgacaatttttgaaattaaccATAATCATGAAATGGTTGATGAAAGTCAAAGATATTTGTTGAGATCGGCTCGTAAAGTTTCATATGCTCAAGGTGAAACTTTAAGAGTAATGTCAGAGGCTGGGATAAAACCTTCTAGTGTGTTGTCATATATGGAGAAAGAATCACGTGGAATGGAGAATTTAGGTTTTATTCGAAAAGATGCttataattatatgaattatgtCACTAAGGGACACTCGAAGGTTGAAAATGGAGATGCTTTTGAGTTGATACGATATTTTAAAACCAAATCAAACGAGGAAGACTTGTTTTATTGGGATATTCAGATGGATGAAAATGTCgtttgtcaaatttttttttacagagaTAGTCGAGCTAGGATTGATTTTGAGTATTTCGGTGATGTGCTTTCTTTTGATACAACTTATCGGACTAATagatataatttaatatgtgcTCCATTTGTTGGCACAAATCATCATATGGATAATGTGATGTTTGGGTTAGCTTTCATGTCTGATGAAACAGAGACTTCATTTCAGTGGTTGTTTAAGACATTTTTTGAATCTATGGGGGGGAACAACCAGaaacaattttcacagatcaatGTCAAGCAATGATGAATGCTATTGAATCGGTGTTTCCATGTTCACAACATCGTCTTTGCCAATGGCACATTTCAAAAAATGCCCCTTCACATTTGGGTAACTTGAATGTCAATCATGAATTTAAAGGCATGTTTATGAAGTGTATGCAATTTTGTGATTCTGAGGAAGAATTTGATGTGGTGTGGAAAAAAACGATTGGTGAGTTTGGTCTTGAAAACCATTCGTGGTTGAGGGGAATGTACAAGTCGCGACATAAATGGTCAACAACATTTAGtaatcaaaaattttgtgctGGGCTTAAGGCTA
This genomic window from Primulina huaijiensis isolate GDHJ02 chromosome 7, ASM1229523v2, whole genome shotgun sequence contains:
- the LOC140980785 gene encoding protein FAR1-RELATED SEQUENCE 5-like → MVDESQRYLLRSARKVSYAQGETLRVMSEAGIKPSSVLSYMEKESRGMENLGFIRKDAYNYMNYVTKGHSKVENGDAFELIRYFKTKSNEEDLFYWDIQMDENVVCQIFFYRDSRARIDFEYFGDVLSFDTTYRTNRYNLICAPFVGTNHHMDNVMFGLAFMSDETETSFQWLFKTFFESMGGNNQKQFSQINVKQ